The following coding sequences are from one Synergistaceae bacterium window:
- a CDS encoding mechanosensitive ion channel family protein: MSHSSFSFPLLIKDFKSLIIIVLLCIFWYIFDRIAKIVVRRLFKAANENVSLYEDTVTRETLGKRLSTLRQLTAELVRIIIGFFFVFSILKVFGFNLGPVLAGVGVIGLAVSFAAQNLIRDYINGIIILIENQYNVGDVIEVDGHTGTVEKFNLRATRIRGFSGKLIIIPNSLIQIVLNNTKNWSATIVKIGITYDSDYKKAMSIMDDLANTMYKEPDSEILELPKSQGILEFTENGVHIRIYIKTVPGRQWAVSWAYRARLKTLFDAEGIKFESPRLSLTQAEE, translated from the coding sequence TTGTCACATTCTTCTTTTTCATTTCCACTTTTAATAAAGGATTTCAAAAGCTTAATTATAATAGTACTGCTTTGTATTTTTTGGTATATTTTCGACAGAATAGCCAAAATAGTTGTAAGAAGACTATTTAAAGCTGCGAATGAGAATGTTTCTTTATACGAAGATACAGTCACACGAGAGACTTTGGGTAAGAGACTATCCACTCTTAGGCAGCTTACAGCAGAATTAGTAAGAATTATAATAGGATTTTTCTTTGTATTTTCCATCTTAAAGGTTTTCGGGTTCAATTTGGGGCCTGTACTAGCTGGTGTCGGAGTTATAGGATTGGCTGTTTCTTTTGCGGCACAAAACCTAATAAGAGACTATATAAACGGCATTATTATACTCATAGAAAATCAGTATAATGTAGGAGACGTTATTGAGGTTGATGGGCACACGGGGACGGTCGAAAAGTTTAATCTTAGAGCTACCAGAATACGTGGATTTTCGGGGAAGTTAATAATTATACCCAATAGTCTAATACAGATTGTTTTAAATAACACAAAAAACTGGTCTGCTACCATAGTGAAAATTGGAATTACATATGACTCGGATTATAAAAAAGCAATGTCTATAATGGATGACCTTGCAAACACAATGTATAAAGAGCCAGACTCGGAAATATTGGAATTACCCAAATCTCAGGGTATTCTTGAGTTCACCGAGAACGGAGTGCATATAAGGATATATATTAAAACAGTTCCGGGAAGACAGTGGGCTGTGTCTTGGGCATATAGAGCCAGATTAAAAACATTGTTTGATGCAGAGGGGATTAAGTTTGAATCACCACGTCTCTCTCTTACTCAGGCAGAAGAATGA